A genome region from Leptolyngbya sp. CCY15150 includes the following:
- a CDS encoding DinB family protein, translating into MITPQYVQMMAAYSQWQHEQLLSRCDQLASHELSQDRGMFFGSILHTLNHIIHVDLALHKLIHTQQFANFDPRGLPFPDYTQFKRERQAFDQQLRTEAAILEQPWLDETLKIWSDRLQRHRHLSRGLFYVQLFNHQTHHRSQITSELHKLGIDYGNTDVPFNPYFEF; encoded by the coding sequence ATGATTACTCCCCAGTACGTGCAAATGATGGCTGCCTACAGCCAGTGGCAACACGAGCAGCTCTTGAGCCGCTGCGACCAGCTTGCGAGCCATGAGCTGAGCCAAGACCGAGGCATGTTCTTCGGCTCCATTCTGCATACCTTAAACCACATCATTCATGTGGATTTGGCCTTGCACAAGCTGATTCATACCCAGCAGTTCGCCAACTTTGATCCGCGTGGCTTACCGTTTCCTGACTACACCCAGTTCAAGCGAGAGCGTCAAGCATTTGATCAGCAGCTTCGGACTGAGGCGGCAATTTTGGAGCAACCCTGGCTGGATGAAACGCTGAAGATTTGGAGCGATCGCCTCCAACGTCATCGTCACCTGTCGCGGGGTCTGTTTTACGTCCAGTTGTTCAACCATCAGACTCACCACCGCAGCCAAATTACTTCCGAACTGCACAAATTAGGCATCGATTACGGCAATACAGATGTGCCCTTTAATCCCTATTTCGAGTTCTAA
- a CDS encoding class I SAM-dependent methyltransferase: MNDFYDRLAPFYSLIYEDWDAAIAQQANQLSHLIQQNWGTEVKTVLDVSCGIGTQALGLAALGYQVTASDLSAGEIHLARQEANRRRLNIPFSVCDMRQVDQHYAETFDALISCDNSVPHLLTDAAILQALQAFRNCIKPGGGCLITLRDYDREPRGRGIVKPYGLREMSGKRYLLFQVWDFDGDWYDLAFYFLEEDRQTQQVQTHVMRSRYYAIRPDHLAQLMEKAGFVQVMRLDNRYFQPVIVGTQPLIA, translated from the coding sequence ATGAATGACTTTTACGATCGCCTCGCTCCCTTCTATTCCCTCATCTATGAAGATTGGGATGCGGCCATTGCCCAGCAAGCTAACCAGTTATCCCACTTAATTCAGCAAAACTGGGGCACTGAGGTTAAAACTGTGCTGGATGTCTCCTGCGGCATTGGCACCCAGGCCTTGGGACTGGCGGCGCTGGGGTATCAGGTCACCGCCTCCGATTTGTCAGCAGGGGAAATCCACCTGGCTCGGCAGGAGGCTAACCGACGCAGGCTCAACATTCCCTTTTCGGTCTGCGATATGCGCCAGGTTGATCAGCACTATGCCGAAACCTTTGATGCCTTAATTTCCTGCGATAACTCAGTCCCGCACCTACTCACAGACGCTGCAATTCTTCAGGCCTTGCAGGCTTTTCGCAACTGTATTAAACCTGGCGGTGGCTGTCTGATTACCCTGCGAGATTACGACCGTGAACCCCGTGGTCGAGGGATTGTCAAACCTTACGGCCTGCGAGAAATGAGCGGTAAGCGCTATTTGTTGTTTCAAGTGTGGGATTTTGATGGCGATTGGTATGACCTGGCGTTCTACTTCCTGGAGGAGGATCGACAAACGCAGCAGGTACAAACCCATGTCATGCGATCGCGCTACTACGCCATCCGTCCCGATCACCTGGCGCAGCTCATGGAGAAGGCAGGATTCGTTCAGGTGATGCGCTTAGATAATCGGTATTTCCAGCCCGTCATCGTAGGTACCCAACCTTTGATTGCTTAA